A single genomic interval of Zingiber officinale cultivar Zhangliang chromosome 4A, Zo_v1.1, whole genome shotgun sequence harbors:
- the LOC121973008 gene encoding tryptamine hydroxycinnamoyltransferase 1-like: protein MEVQVQRTTVLNHPAGAGDSREIPLTIFDRFASNINIAVLFAFSAPVPSNHQLIHALSNALLHFPLLTARLSPTHLILPGSGALVVEATVDGVELADILPFKPTPDFLLHHPPTDGPARHVLQIQLNRFPCGGLVAAATAHHRIADGQSMGAFFAAWGRAARGEPIPPPLHDRSWLRPRSPPACEFDHWDVEFVSDGCIKDFADSYRNSVDPSRITNVLLHYTGEFLAKLKAEMRNKKLTTFETLLGHLWRLITAARGLEEDVKTMMRVTVNGRQRMRPPVPNEFFGNLVLNAYPATAARKLVEGGTEGAAEVVHEAIRKVDGRYFQSVVDFGEVLRKQGREELVPVYDANEGNVLSPELEVDSWLRFGFEEVDFGSGGRLCGFLPTWLPWEGLVIFLPAVEGGGGVNAVVTLLEEHAAELRKISHSLD, encoded by the coding sequence ATGGAAGTCCAGGTGCAGAGAACCACCGTCTTGAACCACCCCGCCGGCGCCGGCGATTCCCGGGAAATACCGCTTACCATCTTCGACCGCTTCGCGTCCAACATCAACATCGCCGTCCTGTTCGCCTTCTCCGCCCCCGTCCCTTCCAACCACCAGCTAATCCATGCGCTCTCCAACGCCCTTTTGCACTTCCCCCTCCTCACCGCGCGCCTCTCCCCTACCCACCTCATCCTCCCTGGCTCCGGCGCCCTCGTCGTCGAGGCCACCGTCGACGGCGTCGAGCTTGCGGATATTCTCCCCTTCAAACCGACCCCTGACTTCCTCCTCCACCACCCGCCCACCGACGGTCCCGCCCGCCACGTGCTTCAGATCCAGCTCAACCGCTTCCCGTGCGGCGGCCTGGTGGCCGCCGCCACCGCGCACCACCGCATCGCCGACGGCCAGTCCATGGGGGCCTTTTTCGCGGCCTGGGGCCGCGCCGCGCGCGGAGAGCCCATCCCGCCGCCGCTCCATGACCGGTCCTGGCTCCGGCCTCGCTCCCCGCCGGCGTGCGAGTTCGACCACTGGGACGTCGAGTTCGTGAGCGACGGATGCATCAAGGACTTCGCCGACTCGTACCGTAACAGCGTCGACCCCAGCCGCATCACCAACGTGCTCCTCCACTACACCGGCGAGTTCCTCGCCAAGCTCAAAGCAGAGATGAGAAACAAGAAGCTGACGACGTTCGAGACGTTGCTGGGGCACCTGTGGCGCCTGATCACGGCGGCGCGGGGCCTCGAGGAAGACGTCAAGACAATGATGCGGGTGACAGTGAACGGAAGGCAGCGGATGCGGCCGCCGGTGCCGAACGAGTTCTTCGGGAATCTGGTGCTGAACGCGTACCCAGCCACGGCCGCCCGGAAGCTGGTGGAGGGCGGGACAGAGGGAGCAGCGGAGGTGGTGCACGAGGCGATAAGGAAGGTGGACGGCAGGTACTTCCAGTCGGTGGTGGACTTCGGTGAAGTGCTCAGGAAACAGGGGAGGGAGGAACTGGTGCCGGTGTATGACGCGAACGAGGGGAACGTGCTGTCGCCGGAGCTGGAGGTGGACAGCTGGCTCAGATTTGGCTTCGAGGAGGTTGATTTCGGCAGCGGAGGGAGGCTGTGCGGCTTCCTGCCGACGTGGCTGCCGTGGGAGGGGCTTGTGATATTTCTGCCGGCGGTGGAGGGCGGGGGAGGAGTCAACGCCGTGGTGACGTTACTGGAGGAGCACGCGGCGGAGCTGAGGAAGATATCGCATTCACTAGATTAA